Proteins co-encoded in one Aerococcaceae bacterium DSM 111021 genomic window:
- the citF gene encoding citrate lyase subunit alpha, whose translation MVKNTVGRDIPQHIVDQYGAYGEESKYSTQYEESIRKINPIKLGDDKLVGSLREAIEKTGLKDGMTISFHHHFREGDYVLNMVMDEIAAMGIKDLTIAPSSIANVHEPLIEHIKNGVVTNITSSGLRDKVGAAVSDGIMKNPVVLRSHGGRAQAIASGEIKIDVAFIGAPSSDAYGNINGTKGKAICGSLGYAKVDARYADNVVAITDSLMPYPNTPISIPQTDVDYVVEVDAIGDPSGIAKGATRFTQNPKELVIAKYANQVITNSPYFKDKFSFQTGTGGASLAVSRYLREDMIKENITASFALGGITNAMVELHEEGLVDKLIDVQDFDAPSGESLGRNPEHTEIDAIFYASPLFKGAAINQLDICILSALEIDTDFNVNVVTGSDGVIRGAIGGHPDTASASKMSLVISPLVRGRIPTVVEQVNTVITPGSSVDVVVTEIGIAINPQRQDLVEHFKNVDIPQFTIEELKEKAYAIVGTPQPIEYGEKDVALIQYRDGTMIDVVRNV comes from the coding sequence ATGGTTAAGAATACAGTCGGTCGCGATATTCCACAACATATTGTTGATCAATACGGTGCTTATGGAGAAGAATCTAAATACAGCACACAATATGAAGAGTCTATCCGTAAAATCAATCCTATTAAACTAGGTGATGACAAATTAGTAGGTAGCTTACGTGAAGCGATTGAAAAAACAGGACTTAAAGACGGTATGACAATTTCTTTCCACCACCACTTCCGTGAAGGTGACTATGTACTAAACATGGTCATGGATGAGATTGCAGCAATGGGAATTAAAGATTTAACGATTGCACCAAGTTCAATTGCCAACGTTCATGAGCCATTAATCGAACACATTAAAAATGGTGTAGTCACAAACATTACATCAAGTGGTTTACGTGATAAAGTCGGAGCAGCAGTTTCTGACGGAATTATGAAAAACCCAGTTGTACTACGTTCTCATGGTGGACGTGCACAAGCAATTGCATCAGGCGAAATCAAAATTGACGTTGCCTTCATAGGTGCGCCAAGTTCAGATGCCTATGGAAATATAAATGGTACTAAAGGTAAAGCAATTTGTGGCTCGTTAGGTTACGCGAAAGTGGATGCAAGATATGCAGACAACGTTGTAGCCATTACAGACTCATTAATGCCTTATCCAAATACACCAATCAGCATTCCTCAAACAGATGTTGACTATGTTGTTGAAGTTGATGCTATCGGAGATCCTTCAGGGATTGCTAAAGGGGCAACTCGATTCACGCAAAACCCTAAAGAATTAGTTATCGCAAAATACGCTAACCAAGTGATTACGAACTCACCATACTTTAAAGATAAATTCTCATTCCAAACAGGTACAGGTGGTGCATCATTAGCTGTATCGCGTTACTTGCGTGAAGATATGATTAAAGAGAATATCACAGCTAGTTTTGCATTAGGGGGTATTACAAATGCAATGGTGGAGCTACATGAAGAAGGTTTAGTAGATAAATTAATTGATGTTCAAGACTTCGATGCACCATCAGGAGAATCATTAGGACGTAACCCTGAGCATACTGAGATTGACGCAATATTCTACGCTTCACCCTTATTCAAAGGTGCTGCCATTAACCAATTAGATATATGTATCTTATCAGCACTAGAAATTGATACAGACTTCAATGTTAACGTTGTTACTGGATCAGACGGAGTAATTCGTGGAGCCATTGGTGGTCACCCAGATACAGCATCAGCAAGTAAGATGTCATTAGTTATCTCACCGTTAGTTCGAGGAAGAATACCGACAGTTGTTGAGCAAGTTAACACAGTCATTACACCAGGATCAAGTGTTGACGTAGTTGTTACTGAAATTGGTATTGCCATTAATCCACAACGTCAAGATTTAGTAGAACACTTCAAGAACGTTGATATTCCACAATTTACAATTGAAGAATTAAAAGAGAAAGCTTACGCAATAGTAGGAACACCTCAACCAATTGAATATGGAGAGAAAGACGTTGCTTTAATTCAATACCGTGATGGTACGATGATCGACGTTGTTCGCAATGTATAA
- the citE gene encoding citrate (pro-3S)-lyase subunit beta translates to MERLRRTMMFVPGANAAMLRDAPLYGSDAVMFDLEDAVSLNEKDTARMLVHNALKNIDYSNVETVVRINDLKAGGDQDIEASVLGGVNVIRLPKTENAQEIKDVEAVIERVERENGIEVGTTNIMAAIESATGILNVREIAHASDRLIGIALGAEDYVTNMKTERSATGEELFFARSFILHAARDAGIAALDTVYSDVDNEEGFRNEVQHIKQLGFDGKSIINPRQIPIVHDEYAPTQKEIDNAKEIIWAIQEAEEKGSGVISVNGKMVDKPIVERAERVIALAKAANIITEEEL, encoded by the coding sequence ATGGAACGTTTAAGAAGAACGATGATGTTTGTGCCTGGTGCTAACGCAGCAATGCTTAGAGATGCACCTTTATACGGCTCAGATGCAGTAATGTTTGATTTAGAAGATGCTGTATCATTGAACGAGAAAGATACTGCACGTATGTTAGTACATAATGCATTAAAAAATATTGACTATAGTAACGTTGAAACGGTTGTTCGTATTAACGATTTAAAAGCTGGTGGAGATCAGGATATCGAAGCATCAGTATTAGGTGGCGTGAACGTGATTCGTTTACCAAAAACTGAAAATGCACAAGAAATCAAAGACGTCGAAGCTGTTATCGAACGAGTTGAGAGAGAAAACGGCATCGAAGTGGGTACAACAAATATTATGGCTGCGATCGAATCAGCTACAGGTATTTTAAATGTACGTGAGATTGCCCACGCGTCAGACCGCTTAATCGGTATTGCTCTAGGAGCAGAAGACTACGTGACAAACATGAAGACTGAAAGAAGTGCCACTGGAGAAGAATTATTCTTCGCACGTAGCTTCATTCTACATGCAGCGAGAGATGCAGGTATTGCAGCTTTAGATACTGTTTATTCAGACGTAGATAACGAAGAAGGCTTCAGAAATGAAGTACAACATATTAAACAATTAGGTTTCGATGGAAAATCAATTATCAACCCTCGTCAAATTCCCATTGTTCATGATGAATACGCACCAACTCAAAAAGAAATTGACAATGCAAAAGAAATTATTTGGGCAATTCAAGAAGCTGAAGAAAAAGGTTCAGGGGTTATCTCTGTTAACGGAAAAATGGTTGATAAGCCAATCGTTGAACGTGCTGAGCGTGTTATTGCTTTAGCTAAAGCAGCGAATATCATTACAGAGGAGGAACTATAA